One region of Pseudomonas glycinae genomic DNA includes:
- a CDS encoding malto-oligosyltrehalose synthase, which translates to MSALPIQTLRATVRLQFHRGFTLDQAVPLVPYFSRLGISHIYASPLLAARAGSMHGYDVVDPTRVNPELGGEPALRRLVASLREHGMGLILDIVSNHMAVGGGDNPWWLDLLEWGRLSPYGEFFDIQWHSPDPLMEGQLLLPFLGSDYGVALQDATLPLLFNAESGTFHVEHYEHHFPICPTDYGELLRSNDAPNDTLNALADRFSTLSYQTDARALALPLKEELQQLASDPHILQAIERNLTHYDSKTGEGFQRLHQLLERQSYRLASWRTAADDINWRRFFDINELGGLRVERPAVFEATHGKIFQLIGEGLIDGLRIDHIDGLADPRGYCRKLRRRLDHLAPGRHLPIYVEKILGDGETLPTDWSVDGSTGYEFMNQLSLLQHDPDGEHVLGDLWQRRTERSAAFIEEAQLARQQILNGSLASDCESVAQALLQVARDDLMTRDLTLGSIRRVLQALIVHFPVYRTYITPMGRSARDEVFFQQAMDGARQTLSEADWPVLDSVAGWLGGQPWRRKPRGRSRKILKHACVRFQQLTSPAAAKAVEDTALYRSAVLLSRNDVGYNTEQFSAPVSDFHAVNQQRLASFPDNLLATATHDHKRGEDTRARLAVLSERSHWYVEQIELWRALARPLRHDDQLPSSADELILYQALLGSWPLDLHDDDQAGFADYAKRVWQWQQKALREAKLQSSWSAPNEAYENAAQAFTEQLLLAPEGELLRGALAKTVNSIAAAGALNGLAQTLLRMTVPGVPDLYQGNEFWDFSLVDPDNRRPVDYAARQQALEAPGPVQELLENWRDGRIKQALIAEVLRLRADDTELFRRGSYQALEVLGSQAHNVLAFAREHGERRIIVIVPIRCATLLENSAVPMVDALRWGDTRVVLPFDASNENLKGLFSSTAVTKNRELQVSAALGDFPVNLLIQHV; encoded by the coding sequence ATGAGTGCATTGCCTATCCAGACCCTGCGCGCCACGGTTCGCCTGCAATTTCACCGAGGCTTCACCCTTGATCAGGCGGTGCCGCTGGTGCCGTATTTCTCTCGACTCGGCATCAGCCACATTTATGCCTCGCCGCTGCTGGCCGCGCGCGCCGGCTCCATGCATGGCTACGACGTGGTCGATCCGACCCGGGTCAATCCGGAACTCGGCGGCGAACCAGCCTTGCGTCGTCTGGTCGCCAGCCTGCGCGAGCACGGCATGGGGCTGATCCTCGACATCGTCTCCAATCACATGGCGGTCGGTGGCGGTGACAACCCGTGGTGGCTCGACTTGCTGGAATGGGGCCGACTGAGCCCCTACGGCGAGTTCTTCGACATTCAGTGGCACTCGCCCGACCCGCTGATGGAAGGCCAGTTGCTGCTGCCGTTTCTCGGCAGCGACTACGGTGTCGCATTGCAGGACGCGACTCTGCCGCTGCTGTTCAATGCCGAGAGCGGCACTTTCCATGTCGAGCATTACGAGCATCACTTCCCGATCTGCCCTACTGATTACGGCGAACTGCTCAGATCCAATGACGCCCCGAACGATACGCTCAATGCGCTCGCCGACCGTTTCAGTACGCTGAGCTATCAGACCGACGCCCGCGCGCTGGCCCTGCCGCTCAAGGAAGAACTCCAGCAACTGGCCAGCGACCCGCACATTCTGCAAGCCATTGAGCGCAACCTGACGCACTACGATTCGAAGACCGGAGAAGGTTTTCAGCGCCTGCACCAATTGCTGGAACGGCAAAGCTATCGCCTGGCGAGCTGGCGCACGGCGGCGGATGACATCAACTGGCGGCGCTTCTTCGACATCAACGAACTCGGCGGTTTAAGGGTCGAGCGTCCGGCAGTGTTCGAGGCCACCCACGGCAAGATCTTCCAGTTGATCGGCGAAGGCCTGATTGACGGCCTGCGCATCGACCACATTGACGGCCTCGCCGACCCGCGCGGCTACTGCCGCAAGCTGCGCCGTCGTCTTGACCATCTGGCGCCGGGCCGGCACTTGCCGATTTACGTCGAGAAGATTCTCGGCGACGGCGAAACCCTGCCCACCGACTGGTCCGTGGACGGCAGCACCGGTTATGAATTCATGAACCAGTTGTCGCTGTTGCAACACGACCCGGACGGTGAACATGTGCTCGGCGACTTGTGGCAACGCCGCACCGAGCGCTCGGCCGCGTTCATCGAAGAAGCGCAACTGGCGCGCCAGCAGATCCTCAACGGTTCGCTGGCCAGCGATTGCGAAAGCGTTGCTCAGGCCCTGCTGCAAGTGGCGCGCGACGACCTGATGACCCGCGACCTCACGCTCGGCTCAATCCGCCGTGTGTTGCAGGCGTTGATCGTGCACTTCCCGGTCTATCGCACCTACATCACCCCGATGGGCCGCTCGGCGCGCGACGAGGTGTTTTTCCAGCAGGCCATGGACGGTGCGCGGCAGACATTGAGCGAAGCCGATTGGCCAGTACTGGACTCCGTAGCCGGTTGGCTTGGCGGCCAGCCATGGCGGCGCAAACCTCGTGGTCGCTCGCGCAAGATTCTGAAGCACGCCTGCGTGCGCTTTCAGCAGCTCACTTCCCCGGCCGCCGCCAAAGCGGTGGAAGACACCGCGCTGTATCGCTCGGCGGTGCTGCTGTCGCGCAATGACGTCGGTTACAACACCGAGCAGTTCAGTGCGCCGGTCAGCGACTTTCACGCGGTGAACCAGCAACGTCTGGCGAGCTTCCCGGACAACCTGCTGGCCACCGCCACCCACGACCACAAACGCGGCGAAGACACCCGCGCGCGACTGGCCGTACTCAGCGAACGCAGCCACTGGTACGTCGAGCAGATCGAGCTGTGGCGCGCCCTCGCCCGGCCGCTGCGCCATGACGATCAGTTGCCGTCGTCGGCGGACGAATTGATCCTCTATCAGGCGCTGCTCGGCAGCTGGCCGCTGGACTTGCATGACGACGATCAGGCCGGGTTTGCCGATTACGCCAAGCGTGTCTGGCAGTGGCAGCAGAAAGCCCTGCGCGAAGCCAAGCTGCAAAGCAGCTGGAGTGCGCCGAACGAGGCTTACGAAAACGCCGCTCAAGCGTTCACCGAACAATTGCTGCTGGCTCCCGAAGGAGAACTGCTGCGCGGGGCGCTGGCCAAGACCGTCAACAGCATCGCGGCGGCCGGCGCCCTCAACGGTCTGGCGCAAACCTTGCTGCGCATGACCGTGCCGGGGGTGCCGGATCTGTATCAGGGCAACGAGTTCTGGGATTTCAGCCTGGTCGATCCGGACAACCGGCGGCCAGTCGACTATGCCGCCAGGCAGCAGGCGCTGGAAGCACCAGGGCCGGTTCAGGAACTGTTGGAGAACTGGCGCGACGGGCGAATCAAGCAAGCATTGATCGCCGAGGTGCTGCGCCTGCGCGCCGACGACACCGAGTTGTTTCGCCGTGGTTCGTACCAGGCCCTCGAGGTACTGGGCAGCCAGGCGCACAACGTGCTCGCGTTTGCCCGCGAGCATGGGGAGCGACGGATCATCGTGATCGTGCCGATCCGTTGCGCAACATTGTTGGAAAACAGTGCTGTGCCGATGGTTGATGCGCTGCGCTGGGGCGATACACGGGTGGTTTTACCGTTCGACGCCTCTAACGAAAATCTGAAGGGACTTTTTTCGAGCACCGCAGTCACAAAAAACAGGGAGCTGCAGGTCAGCGCCGCGCTGGGGGATTTCCCGGTCAATCTGCTTATCCAACACGTCTAG
- a CDS encoding DUF2934 domain-containing protein: MSTDDKRIREFAYQIWESEGKPEGQDARHWEMARKLAEAEALAPKKSPKAAGSKTAGKTTTSKAVEGKATAAKPKATTAKAKPAGAAKVIPPGEKAAEKKPRAPRKPPAV, translated from the coding sequence ATGAGTACCGACGATAAACGCATCCGCGAATTCGCCTATCAGATCTGGGAATCGGAAGGTAAACCCGAGGGCCAGGACGCCCGCCACTGGGAGATGGCGCGCAAACTGGCCGAAGCCGAGGCATTGGCGCCGAAAAAATCGCCGAAGGCTGCCGGCAGTAAAACCGCCGGCAAGACCACCACCAGCAAAGCTGTCGAGGGCAAGGCAACTGCCGCCAAACCCAAGGCCACGACGGCCAAGGCCAAGCCTGCCGGTGCCGCCAAAGTGATTCCCCCGGGCGAAAAAGCCGCCGAGAAAAAGCCCCGCGCGCCGCGCAAGCCGCCTGCGGTCTGA
- the glgX gene encoding glycogen debranching protein GlgX: MTRPKKAEPAAHAEPSRIREGLPFPLGATWDGLGVNFALFSANATRVELCIFDDAGEVELERIELPEYTDEIYHGYLPDAHPGLIYGYRVYGPYDPANGHRFNHNKLLIDPYAKQLVGELKWSEALFGYTIGHPDADLSFDERDSAPFVPKCKVIDPAHTWGHDHRVSVPWDKTIIYETHVRGISMRHPSVPENVRGTFAGLMVDDVLEHIRKLGVSTVELLPIHAFVNDQHLLHKGMTNYWGYNSIAFFAPDPRYLASGKIAEFKEMVAHLHDANLEVILDVVYNHTAEGNEQGPTLSMRGIDNASYYRLMPDDKRFYINDSGTGNTLDLSHPCVLQMVTDSLRYWASEMHVDGFRFDLATILGRYHDGFDERHSFLVACRQDPVLRQVKMIAEPWDCGPGGYQVGKFPPGWVEWNDKFRDTVRAFWKGDDGQLADFASRMTASGEMFNQRGRRPYSSVNFVTAHDGFTLNDLVSYNDKHNEANDENNQDGSNNNLSWNHGVEGPTDDPEINALRHRQMRNFFATLLLSQGTPMIVAGDEFARTQDGNNNAYCQDSEIGWVNWDLSEDGKALLKFVKRLIKLRLAYPILRRGRFLVGEYNEDIGVKDVTWLAPDATEMTTEHWHDAQNRCMGMLLDGRAQETGIRRKGGDATLLLVVNAHHDIVNFTLPEVPEGSFWTCMIDTNQPAIRGQERFEFGHEYSVTGRSLLLFELQREEED; encoded by the coding sequence ATGACCCGTCCAAAGAAAGCCGAGCCCGCCGCGCACGCCGAACCCTCGCGCATCCGTGAAGGCCTGCCCTTCCCGCTCGGCGCGACCTGGGATGGTCTGGGGGTGAACTTTGCGCTGTTTTCCGCCAACGCCACCCGCGTTGAACTGTGCATTTTCGACGATGCCGGCGAAGTTGAACTCGAACGCATCGAACTGCCGGAATACACCGATGAGATCTACCACGGCTATCTGCCCGATGCACATCCGGGCCTGATCTACGGCTACCGGGTCTATGGCCCGTACGACCCGGCCAACGGCCACCGCTTCAATCACAACAAGTTGCTGATCGACCCCTACGCCAAGCAGTTAGTGGGCGAGTTGAAATGGTCCGAGGCGCTGTTCGGCTACACCATCGGCCATCCGGACGCCGATCTCAGCTTCGACGAGCGCGACAGCGCGCCTTTCGTTCCCAAGTGCAAGGTCATCGACCCGGCCCACACCTGGGGCCACGACCACCGCGTCAGCGTGCCGTGGGACAAGACCATCATTTACGAGACCCATGTGCGCGGCATCAGCATGCGCCACCCTTCGGTGCCGGAAAATGTGCGTGGCACGTTTGCCGGGCTGATGGTCGACGATGTGCTTGAACACATCCGCAAACTGGGTGTGTCGACCGTCGAACTGTTGCCGATCCACGCTTTCGTCAACGACCAGCACCTGCTGCACAAAGGCATGACCAATTACTGGGGCTACAACAGCATCGCGTTCTTCGCCCCGGATCCGCGCTATCTGGCCAGCGGCAAGATCGCCGAGTTCAAGGAGATGGTCGCGCACCTGCACGACGCCAATCTCGAAGTGATTCTCGACGTGGTCTACAACCACACCGCCGAAGGCAACGAGCAAGGCCCGACCCTGTCGATGCGCGGGATCGACAACGCCTCGTACTACCGCTTGATGCCGGACGACAAGCGCTTCTACATCAACGATTCCGGCACCGGCAACACCCTCGACCTGAGCCATCCGTGTGTGCTGCAGATGGTCACCGACTCGCTGCGCTACTGGGCCAGCGAAATGCACGTCGACGGTTTCCGTTTCGATCTGGCGACCATCCTCGGCCGTTATCACGACGGTTTCGATGAACGCCACAGCTTCCTCGTGGCCTGCCGCCAGGACCCGGTCCTGCGCCAGGTGAAAATGATCGCCGAGCCTTGGGACTGTGGTCCCGGCGGCTATCAGGTGGGCAAGTTCCCGCCGGGCTGGGTCGAGTGGAACGACAAGTTCCGCGACACGGTGCGCGCGTTCTGGAAAGGCGACGACGGCCAGCTCGCCGACTTCGCCAGCCGCATGACCGCGTCCGGAGAAATGTTCAACCAGCGCGGTCGCCGGCCTTATTCGTCGGTGAATTTCGTCACTGCTCATGACGGCTTTACCCTCAACGACCTGGTGTCCTACAACGACAAGCACAACGAGGCCAACGACGAAAACAATCAGGACGGCAGCAACAACAACCTGTCCTGGAACCACGGCGTCGAAGGGCCCACCGACGACCCGGAAATCAACGCGCTACGCCACCGGCAGATGCGCAACTTCTTCGCCACCCTGCTGTTGTCACAGGGCACACCGATGATCGTGGCCGGCGACGAATTCGCCCGCACCCAGGACGGCAACAACAATGCCTACTGCCAGGACAGCGAAATCGGCTGGGTCAACTGGGACCTGAGCGAGGACGGCAAGGCGCTGCTGAAATTCGTCAAACGCCTGATCAAGTTGCGCCTGGCGTATCCGATCCTGCGCCGCGGGCGTTTCCTGGTCGGCGAATACAACGAAGACATCGGCGTCAAGGACGTGACCTGGCTTGCGCCGGACGCCACCGAAATGACCACCGAGCACTGGCATGATGCGCAGAACCGCTGCATGGGCATGCTGCTCGACGGTCGTGCCCAGGAAACCGGGATTCGCCGCAAGGGTGGCGACGCCACGCTGCTGCTGGTAGTCAACGCCCATCACGACATCGTCAACTTCACCTTGCCGGAAGTACCCGAGGGCAGTTTCTGGACGTGCATGATCGATACCAACCAGCCAGCGATCCGTGGCCAGGAGCGTTTCGAGTTCGGTCATGAGTACTCGGTCACCGGACGCTCGCTGCTGCTGTTTGAACTGCAACGTGAAGAAGAGGACTGA
- a CDS encoding acyl-CoA dehydrogenase family protein gives MDLSAYLSRHARDYRDTAALGLCLRQMVEAGLDRLPLPGSGRTLERWQRLSEVGGHDLGLCKLYEGHTDALAIIEQLGGSPTPGSTWGMWAAEPPQARVRVSRSGHMVQLDGRKAWCSGAAVLSHALLTAWDEEDRQQLVAVALDQPGVTVTDQGWQAVGMAATGSVEVLFDEVEAQAIGEPGDYLQRPGFWQGGIGIAACWYGAAREIGERLHLHCARREEPHALASLGAVDSALHGAAQALRVSALDIDSDPHGNAELLARRVRAVVEDAAEQVIRETGRALGAGPFCKDPHFARLMADLPVYLRQSHAERDLAALGQLIAQQPREGWAL, from the coding sequence ATGGACTTGTCCGCCTATCTCTCACGGCATGCCAGGGACTACCGCGACACGGCTGCTCTTGGTCTGTGTTTGCGGCAAATGGTCGAAGCCGGCCTCGATCGCCTGCCGTTGCCCGGCAGCGGTCGTACGCTGGAGCGCTGGCAACGGCTGTCCGAGGTCGGCGGGCATGATCTGGGGCTGTGCAAACTCTACGAAGGCCATACCGATGCCTTGGCGATCATCGAGCAACTCGGTGGCTCGCCGACGCCCGGCAGTACGTGGGGCATGTGGGCGGCCGAACCACCGCAGGCGCGGGTTCGGGTCAGCCGTTCGGGACATATGGTGCAGCTGGATGGGCGCAAGGCCTGGTGTTCCGGGGCGGCGGTGCTCAGCCACGCCCTGCTGACGGCATGGGATGAGGAGGATCGTCAGCAACTGGTCGCAGTGGCGCTCGATCAACCGGGCGTCACCGTCACCGATCAGGGCTGGCAAGCGGTCGGCATGGCGGCCACCGGCAGTGTCGAGGTGCTGTTTGACGAGGTCGAGGCTCAGGCGATCGGTGAGCCTGGCGACTACCTGCAACGGCCGGGATTCTGGCAGGGCGGGATCGGAATCGCCGCGTGCTGGTACGGCGCCGCCAGGGAGATCGGCGAACGCTTGCACCTGCACTGTGCGCGGCGTGAAGAGCCCCACGCGCTGGCCAGTCTCGGCGCCGTCGACAGCGCCTTGCACGGCGCAGCTCAAGCGCTGCGCGTCAGTGCTCTGGACATCGACAGCGATCCCCACGGCAACGCCGAGTTGCTGGCCCGCCGTGTTCGCGCCGTGGTCGAGGATGCCGCCGAACAGGTAATCCGCGAGACCGGTCGGGCACTTGGGGCCGGGCCGTTCTGCAAGGATCCGCACTTCGCCCGGCTGATGGCCGATTTGCCGGTGTATCTGCGTCAGAGCCACGCCGAACGTGATCTGGCGGCACTGGGCCAACTGATTGCACAGCAACCGCGCGAGGGTTGGGCCCTATGA
- a CDS encoding PIG-L deacetylase family protein produces the protein MKRNPIVGEGTSLHEWQGSRHLAAVDSVDILDLVPPGSRAVVIAPHPDDEVLGCGGLLQGLAAAGRTLQLISVTDGSASHPGSERWPVERLSVVRPQESAEALRRLGLPMHQLQWLRGGFPDTRVAARESMLCDYLTRYLQADDVIFTTWREDGHSDHEAVGRASVEAARRVGAICHELPVWTWHWATPEDALVPWERARKILLSPEQIARKRHAVHAFASQLEGDPEAGLAPVLAPYVIDRLLQPFEVVFL, from the coding sequence ATGAAGCGCAATCCGATCGTCGGCGAAGGAACCTCCCTGCACGAATGGCAGGGCTCACGCCATCTGGCAGCGGTAGACAGTGTCGACATTCTCGACTTGGTACCACCGGGATCGCGGGCGGTGGTGATCGCGCCGCATCCGGACGACGAGGTGCTCGGTTGCGGCGGACTGTTGCAAGGGCTCGCAGCGGCGGGACGCACCCTGCAATTGATTTCGGTCACCGATGGCAGCGCCAGTCATCCGGGCTCGGAGCGCTGGCCGGTGGAGCGCCTGAGCGTCGTGCGCCCGCAGGAATCCGCCGAAGCCCTGCGCCGCCTCGGACTGCCCATGCACCAGTTGCAGTGGCTGCGCGGCGGCTTCCCCGACACCCGGGTCGCCGCGCGCGAGTCGATGTTGTGTGACTACCTGACCCGCTACCTGCAAGCCGATGACGTGATCTTCACCACCTGGCGCGAAGACGGCCACAGCGACCACGAAGCCGTAGGCCGCGCCAGCGTCGAAGCGGCTCGGCGCGTGGGCGCGATTTGCCATGAGCTGCCGGTCTGGACCTGGCACTGGGCAACCCCGGAAGACGCCCTCGTGCCCTGGGAGCGGGCGCGCAAGATTCTGCTCAGCCCGGAGCAAATCGCACGCAAGCGTCACGCGGTGCACGCCTTCGCCAGCCAGCTGGAAGGCGATCCCGAAGCAGGACTGGCTCCGGTGCTCGCGCCCTACGTCATTGATCGACTGCTGCAACCTTTCGAGGTGGTCTTCTTATGA
- a CDS encoding class I SAM-dependent DNA methyltransferase: MSVEDRYFEGLFAGNNDPWGFRQRWYEQRKRLVTLAALPRPHYRTIFEPGCANGELSAALAERCDRLLCCDTSAAAVNLARTRLSLFDHADVRQCRLPGDWPAEKYDLIVFSEIGYYLDREDLTEVIRCISDSLAADGQLLACHWRPPIEGCPLNARQVHDLIHEQLHLPRLVLHQEADFLLEVWSREPRSVAALEGLR, from the coding sequence ATGAGTGTCGAAGATCGCTACTTCGAAGGCCTGTTCGCGGGCAATAACGATCCCTGGGGATTTCGCCAGCGCTGGTATGAGCAGCGCAAACGCCTCGTGACCCTGGCAGCACTGCCCCGCCCGCATTACCGGACGATCTTCGAACCCGGTTGCGCCAACGGCGAACTGAGCGCCGCGCTGGCCGAACGCTGTGATCGGCTGTTGTGCTGCGACACCAGCGCCGCCGCGGTCAATCTGGCGCGCACCCGGCTGAGCCTGTTCGACCACGCCGACGTCCGTCAATGTCGGTTGCCTGGCGATTGGCCGGCGGAAAAATACGACCTGATCGTATTCAGCGAAATCGGCTACTACCTTGACCGGGAGGATCTGACGGAAGTCATCCGTTGCATCAGCGATTCGTTGGCGGCGGACGGTCAATTACTGGCCTGTCACTGGCGCCCGCCCATCGAAGGCTGCCCGCTCAATGCACGACAGGTTCACGACCTGATTCACGAACAGTTGCACCTGCCGCGACTGGTCCTGCATCAGGAAGCGGATTTTCTGCTGGAAGTCTGGAGTCGCGAACCGCGTTCGGTGGCCGCACTGGAGGGTTTGCGATGA